Proteins from a single region of Cryptomeria japonica unplaced genomic scaffold, Sugi_1.0 HiC_scaffold_49, whole genome shotgun sequence:
- the LOC131079667 gene encoding phospholipase A1-Igamma1, chloroplastic-like — protein sequence MAVFPLPQLEDNAVLLPSSQTNSTQPQLCDVWRDIQGAHNWNGLLDPMVPNLKAEALRYGNLAQLCYDAFDGKSYSKNYGTCYHSKRYLFNKMGMSESGYQVTKYVYANTNLLNQVFGEKPKDQGVWLGFIAVCTDPNEIRRLGRRDIVIAWRGTQTAWRYSCAAGATVNISSRDLVVSEIERLIQVYEKEMDNLSITFTGHSLGAALATLSAYDIKQMLCAKHNFHQIPVTVFAFASPRVGNPAFAKRVEEIGVKVLRFVNKRDLVPKVPGVCMNENVGCLSKLLHWLPWTYFHVGVELPLHNNSPFIQHTHNLAYFHNLELYLHLLDGYVGSKQPFSWSGRDHALVNKSCDLLREKYEIPPKWWQEQNKGLVKGPDGKWTQPSEEE from the exons ATGGCCGTATTTCCATTGCCCCAGCTTGAAGATAATGCTGTATTATTACCCAGTTCCCAAACTAACTCAACGCAGCCTCAGCTATGTGACGtatggagagatatacaaggtgcCCATAATTGGAATGGTTTGCTTGATCCCATGGTGCCCAATTTGAAAGCTGAAGCTCTCAGATATGGGAATTTGGCACAGCTTTGTTACGACGCATTTGATGGCAAAAGCTACTCCAAAAACTACGGCACATGTTATCACAGTAAAAGATATCTGTTCAATAAGATGGGCATGTCTGAAAGTGGCTACCAAGTCACTAAATATGTTTACGCCAATACTAATCTGTTAAATCAAGTTTTTGGTGAGAAACCAAAAGACCAAGGTGTTTGGTTGGGTTTTATTGCAGTTTGCACGGATCCAAATGAGATAAGAAGGCTTGGACGACGAGACATAGTGATTGCATGGAGAGGAACTCAGACTGCATGGAGATATTCTT GCGCTGCAGGAGCCACTGTGAACATCAGCTCCAGAGATTTGGTAGTCTCAGAGATAGAACGATTGATTCAAGTTTATGAAAAAGAGATGGACAATTTAAGCATAACATTTACGGGACACAGCTTAGGAGCTGCTCTTGCAACCTTGAGCGCTTATGATATCAAACAAATGCTTTGCGCCAAGCATAATTTTCATCAAATTCCCGTCACCGTCTTCGCTTTTGCCTCTCCCCGGGTGGGAAATCCTGCGTTTGCTAAACGGGTGGAGGAGATTGGAGTGAAAGTGCTGAGGTTTGTGAACAAGCGTGACCTGGTTCCCAAAGTGCCCGGAGTTTGTATGAACGAGAACGTGGGATGCCTCAGCAAATTGCTGCATTGGCTTCCGTGGACATACTTTCATGTTGGCGTCGAGCTTCCTTTACACAACAATTCTCCATTCATTCAGCACACCCATAATCTTGCCTACTTTCATAATTTAGAGCTTTACTTGCATTTACTGGACGGGTACGTTGGAAGTAAGCAGCCGTTTTCTTGGAGTGGAAGAGATCATGCTCTGGTTAATAAGAGCTGTGATTTATTGCGCGAGAAATATGAAATTCCTCCAAAATGGTGGCAGGAACAGAACAAGGGCCTCGTTAAAGGTCCAGATGGCAAATGGACGCAGCCATCAGAAGAGGAATAA